In the Streptomyces formicae genome, one interval contains:
- a CDS encoding pyruvate dehydrogenase, protein MAKQNVAEQFVDILVRAGVKRLYGVVGDSLNPVVDAIRRTPQIDWIQVRHEETAAFAAGAEAQVTGKLAACAGSCGPGNLHLINGLYDAHRSMAPVLALASHIPSSEIGLGYFQETHPDQLFRECSHYSEMISNPKQMPRLLQTAIQHAVGQNGVSVVTLPGDIASETAPDKAAETALVTSRPTVRPGDAEIEKLAAMIDEADKVTLFCGSGTAGAHAEVMEFAEKIKSPVGHALRGKEWIQYDNPYDVGMSGLLGYGAAYEATHECDLLILLGTDFPYNAFLPDDVKIVQVDIRPENLGRRSKLDLAVWGDVRETLRCLTPRVSPKTNRKFLDKMLKKHADALEGVIKAYTRKVEKHVPIHPEYVASVLDDLAADDAVFTIDTGMCNVWAARYLTPNGKRRIIGSFSHGSMANALPQAIGAQFTDRKRQVVSMSGDGGFSMLMGDFLTLVQHDLPVKVVLFNNSSLGMVELEMLVAGLPSYGTGNHNPDFAAVARACGAYGVRVEKPKQLAGALKDAFAHKGPALVDVVTDPNALSIPPKISSEMVTGFALSASKIVLDGGVGRMVQMARSNLRNVPRP, encoded by the coding sequence ATGGCCAAGCAGAACGTCGCCGAGCAGTTCGTCGACATCCTCGTCCGCGCGGGCGTGAAGCGTCTGTACGGAGTCGTCGGGGACAGTCTCAACCCCGTCGTGGACGCGATCCGCCGCACCCCGCAGATCGACTGGATCCAGGTCAGGCACGAGGAGACCGCCGCCTTCGCGGCAGGCGCGGAGGCCCAGGTCACCGGCAAGCTCGCCGCCTGCGCGGGCTCCTGCGGCCCGGGCAACCTGCACCTGATCAACGGCCTGTACGACGCGCACCGCTCCATGGCCCCCGTCCTGGCCCTCGCCTCGCACATCCCCTCCAGCGAGATCGGGCTCGGCTACTTCCAGGAGACCCACCCGGACCAGCTGTTCCGCGAGTGCAGTCACTACAGCGAGATGATCTCCAACCCGAAGCAGATGCCGAGGCTGTTGCAGACCGCCATCCAGCACGCCGTCGGGCAGAACGGCGTCAGCGTCGTCACGCTGCCCGGCGACATCGCCTCCGAGACCGCCCCGGACAAGGCGGCCGAGACCGCGCTCGTCACCTCCCGCCCCACCGTGCGCCCCGGCGACGCGGAGATCGAGAAGCTCGCCGCGATGATCGACGAGGCCGACAAGGTCACGCTCTTCTGCGGCAGCGGCACGGCGGGCGCGCACGCCGAGGTGATGGAGTTCGCCGAGAAGATCAAGTCCCCGGTCGGCCACGCCCTGCGCGGCAAGGAGTGGATCCAGTACGACAACCCGTACGACGTCGGCATGAGCGGCCTGCTCGGCTACGGCGCCGCGTACGAGGCCACCCACGAGTGCGATCTGCTCATCCTGCTCGGCACGGACTTCCCGTACAACGCCTTCCTGCCCGACGACGTCAAGATCGTCCAGGTGGACATCAGGCCCGAGAACCTGGGCCGCCGCTCCAAGCTGGACCTCGCCGTCTGGGGCGACGTCCGCGAGACGCTGCGCTGTCTGACCCCCCGCGTCTCGCCGAAGACGAACCGCAAGTTCCTCGACAAGATGCTGAAGAAGCACGCCGACGCCCTGGAAGGCGTCATCAAGGCGTACACGCGCAAGGTCGAGAAGCACGTACCGATCCACCCGGAGTACGTCGCCTCGGTCCTCGACGACCTCGCGGCCGACGACGCGGTCTTCACCATCGACACCGGCATGTGCAACGTCTGGGCGGCCCGCTACCTCACCCCGAACGGCAAGCGCCGCATCATCGGCTCCTTCAGCCACGGCTCGATGGCGAACGCGCTGCCGCAGGCGATCGGCGCCCAGTTCACCGACCGCAAGCGCCAGGTCGTCTCCATGTCGGGCGACGGCGGCTTCTCGATGCTGATGGGCGACTTCCTCACCCTGGTCCAGCACGATCTGCCGGTGAAGGTCGTGCTCTTCAACAACTCCTCGCTGGGCATGGTCGAGCTGGAGATGCTGGTCGCGGGCCTTCCCTCGTACGGAACGGGCAACCACAACCCCGATTTCGCCGCCGTCGCCCGCGCCTGCGGGGCCTACGGCGTACGCGTGGAGAAGCCCAAGCAGCTCGCGGGCGCCCTGAAGGACGCCTTCGCGCACAAGGGCCCGGCCCTGGTCGACGTCGTCACCGATCCGAACGCCCTGTCGATCCCGCCCAAGATCAGCTCGGAGATGGTGACCGGCTTCGCGCTCTCCGCGAGCAAGATCGTGCTGGACGGCGGGGTGGGCCGGATGGTGCAGATGGCCCGGTCGAACCTGCGCAACGTCCCGAGGCCCTGA